In one window of Canis aureus isolate CA01 chromosome 25, VMU_Caureus_v.1.0, whole genome shotgun sequence DNA:
- the LOC144297670 gene encoding cytochrome c oxidase subunit 6B1, with amino-acid sequence MAEDIKSKIKNYQTAPFDSRFPNQNQTRNCWQNYLDFHRCEKAMTAKGGDVSVCEWYRRVYKSLCPISWVSAWDDRRAEGTFPGKI; translated from the coding sequence CAGAAGACatcaagtccaaaatcaagaactACCAGACTGCCCCTTTTGACAGCCGCTTCCCCAACCAGAACCAGACTAGGAACTGCTGGCAGAACTACCTGGACTTCCACCGCTGTGAGAAGGCAATGACTGCTAAAGGGGGTGATGTCTCTGTGTGCGAATGGTACCGGCGAGTGTACAAGTCCCTCTGCCCCATATCCTGGGTGTCGGCCTGGGATGACCGCCGGGCAGAAGGCACATTTCCTGGGAAGATCTGA